The segment TTTAGCTAAAACAGTGTGCCTCTAAGGGATTAGATTTTTGGTAGATTCATCGATTTATTATAGATCTCGTCAATCATCATAATCCTGTTGGTTTCGCGCAATTTGCGGAGGAACTTGTGAACGTCGATTTCAAGTTTTTATTCTGTTAGAGTTTACGAGGTTATAATGATGGGCGACAGGCTTATCTGTTAGTGCACATGGAGTTGGTACTGCTTGGTACTGTTTGGTGAATTTTGCATAGGACCCTTACAAAAACAGTTTAGATTCCAGTTTTCACAAGTTTGAGCATGTACCCCCATGATTCATATGCTACATTGTTAATTAATTTGTTATTTCCACTTGCATTATCTTTGAGCGTGGCTGCAGTTGCTTGGCTATAGGTACTTTAAGCAGTTTCTGAGTGCAGCGGGCGGTTATGTTTATGTCAATTTGTTGGTAAAgaacataattttttttatggcAGTGACCAATGAGTTGTTGTTTCTCTATGCCACGGCATTTCAGTTCATGCGAACTGTACCCCCACTATTCATATGCTGCATTGTTGGTTAATTCCCGAGTTCCTTTTCAGTTATCTTTGAGTGTGGCTGTAGTTACTTGGCTATAGGTCCAGAAAGCAATTTCTGACTGCATTGCATGGTTATACCAGTTCATTGGTAAAGATCAATTAAAGTCTTTAAATAGTGACTATAATAAATTGATGTTTCTGGTAAATTTCATCGCACGTCCATGTAATACATTGTTCTGATAAAGCAAGAGCAATATGATATAATTCCATAAATGCTAAATGGTAATTTGTTTTGCATCTGGGCATATGTTCTTCTGCTGAATAAATTTTGTATGATCCTTGTACCAAGAGGTGCCGCTGATTGTAAATTGGACTTGGAGGTACCAAACCCCAAGTTATAATTGTATTGTGTCTTCTGAAATTTGGCATTGGTCTATCAATGAGATATGATGACTTGCTGAACTTAGTCTTCCTTTGCCTCAGATTGTCATGTTAGCTTTTGTGACCTACCAATAAATGATGCTGACGTTTGATAGACCTTCCTTATCAGTACCATAATATGTGGACCCCTCCCTGTTTTTAGCGCACTAGTGCTACACTTAATTTGGCCTCCATAAGTATATACTGATTACTATCTGCAACTGTCATTGTGTACTGCTAATTGCAGTACCTCTTATATGAAGTTtctgccattttatggttataTTGGCTTTAGCATGGCAACGTAGGGGCATCATACTATTGGTTTGTGGAGCAGGTGTACTCTTACATGCAAACCATCTTGTTTATATGATCAAAATGTGTCTACTTCAGCCTTAACTTCATGAGCCATATGTTCACTAAACATAGGAGTTCTGTCAGTTTTGTCTGCAATCTTGGAAATGTTGCTCCGGATGATAGTGTTTTTGTCTGAGCTGTTAGCTGACATTTGGAATTCTAATTTCTGCAATGTCCCTCCATTGACATTTGCCTTGCAAATGTGTACACCTAAATAAAGAATTTATCATTGATGTTCATTCTTGTAATTTACTGAATCCCACATGGCCAGTCTGTTGACCATGCTCTATGATCACTTCACAGCCCTAAGCAATATTCTACTCCACCCAGTTGAAACATTTTGCTTGAACTTTACACATTTTCATTCAATAAAGAAACTGATTTCTATGCAGCTAATAAACCTATCTTATGTCCAGTCTGGATGCTGCAAGCCACCGACAGGTTGCAACTTCACCTACCAGAGCGAGACTGTCTGGATCAAGCCCGCTGGCTTCAACACTACAAGTACAACTGACGACCCCGACTGCACCACATGGTCGAACGACCAGACCGTGCTCTGCTACGACTGCATGGCCTGCAAGGCAGGCGTGCTCGCCAACCTGAAGAACGACTGGAAGAAGATCGCCACCGTCAATATCATCTTCCTGATCTTCCTCATCGTCGTCTACTCCGTTGGGTGCTGCGCGTTCAGGAACAATCGGCAGGACAACTCGTACCCGGCCTGGAAATGAGGTGCGCGTGGCAATGTATAGGTTGTTTAGTGTTTCGGTGAGCTCGGTTCGCGCCTGTGTCTAGCAAGCTACCGTATGTATTAATGTGCTCGGGTCATGTCACTTGTTGATGCTGTTTTGCCCGCGAACGCATGATGATAGCGTCTGAAGGCTATTATATTATCGAGATATGTGTCGAAAAAATTAGGCGTATTCTGCTGCTGCGTATCTTGAGTTTTAACGCTTCTGTTCGAATGTGCACTGATGAAAACTTCGTGGGTTCCTTTGGGAAAATTATTGTGCTGAAGTTTCATCGAAAAAGTACCTTTAAACTGCTGGGACAAATGTTGGATGCTTCTGAGATGGGAGCACGCTTCACAGACTTCAACAAAGATGGGGAATATTTTCATCTACTGAAGCATACACCGGAATTTACACTTGGACACGACAGTATTCTACAATgttttttgaaagaaaagaaaaaataaaacgaATTTACATCAATAATTCGGTTGACCTTTGCCGCCTAGTACCACTATTCAGACTGAGGCATCTACATGTGCCATATCCTCGGACTCGGAGTTATAAAAATTTGTTTTTTGATCGTGATTTTAATAAAAAGACAGGTCACTACAGTAGACATAGCGGTTTATTGTTGATGTAATTGTCCCGCTCAATGCATTACAGAGAAATCGCAGCGCCGATAACATCATAAccaccgaagcaattgatcaTTGTCACCTTTTACTCGAACACCAGGAACATGAGTGTGACGAAGTGAGCGGTCATGCCAATGTGCTACCCAGAAACTTTCATCCGCCTACCCGTGCAAGTACATGAGAGGATGGAGTTTTAGAGCACCAACAACGCAAGCATACACCGGTTGTAGTCCCAATAAAAAGTAATGCTCCATGTAAGCAAGCTCTAGCATTTTTAAGGGCTTCCCCAACGCGCCATGTTGGATGGGAGTTTACATAGATGCTTGTAGAGGTACCGTTGTCCTCGTCAGAGAAAAGCTGCGCTTAGCAAAATTGACCGAAATTAATTTATTGAAAAAAATAACTcaaagcgacatgaagctacGTACTCTATGCCAATTTGCATGGCAAGATCAACATATATGCAACCTCTGCAAAAGTTAAAATCATTATTACTGAATATAATTGGTTTTGAACGTAAACCACACTAGCTTGCATGGAGGGAGCAAATATAGCTAGCAGATCAATGATCTTTTTGGTATTTTCCACTCCTTTTCCCCTCTTTCTGTGTTGGCAATGAGTGGCCATAAGTGAGACTAAATTGGCACCCATTTCTATATTCATCTACAATAGCATGTTGTCCCTTTCCTCCCCGAGTCGCCGTACAACAGTAGCTGTGTCTAGCTAGCTTACACATGTCCCACTAATGAAGCGAGACAAAACCCTGATCAGTTCTTCACCATTACGTCTACCACGAGCTCGGAGATCCGTCCTCTCTAATCGCCGTCAGATCGCCGCCCATGACCTTGTTTCATGATGCATTTCCTTCTCGATCTTCTGAACCAGGAATCATTATGATTCTCCCATGTCTTGAGAAGGATCCCTAGGTAAATAAAGCGACAAAAAGTTTAGGCACACACTGTGTACGTGTAGCAAAACGAAGTTGCGAAATAAAATAGAGTAGTCTTTTATTCAACCTATCTACAAAATGCAATACAAAAAGAAGCATATACCGGAGGAAGGCGGATCTCTGCACGGCTGCCGAGACGCGGCGGAGCACATCGACCTGGGCGCGCAGATGGACGACGTAGTCCATGGTTTCGCGGAGCAGCGCGGCGTCGTCCATCATGGCGGCGGCGTTCCCTCCGGGTATCACCTTCCGGAGCGCCATTGTCCTCCTCCGCACCAGCCTCCTCGCGACGTCGTCGTCGCAGCTCGCCGCGGCAGCGGCACCAGAAGCAGCTGCGTAGGCGGCGCCCCTGAGGATCCTCCTCTTCGCGTCGACGCGCCTCCTCATTACCCGCCTCCTGCAGCACGCGGTCTTCCACACCTTGCACGTGCCGCCGCCGGGGCTGTGGTGGCTGGAGCTggacgccgcggcggcggcggccaagaTGGTCTTGGGCCACCTCGCGCGCCCGCTGCCGGCGGCTGCGGCCGCTGCCATGGCGACGTCGGCGGAGCACTTGACGGCGCGCTTCCGCTCCTGGAGGCTCATGGCGGCGTCGAAGGAGCACGCCCGGAGGCCCAGGAGCAGGTTCCTGAGCAGGCCTTGCTTGaaggcggccatggcgccgcctttGCTTGCCGTGCTAGCGGCGGCGTTAGGGCCTCGCATGTTGTTTCTCTTGTCGTTTTGCCTGAGCTGAGGAAGATGAATGGTACTATGATTCGAGTAATAATGTTGCTTGAATGCTGATATCAAAGGGGGGCTCTCATGGCTGTTTATATACGCGTGTACATGGCTTggccggccggccccggccGGCATGTTGTGTGTGGCTCCGACGACATGGCATGTGGCTGAGACGGAACATGCGTGTTATCTCCCATGGACGCGTGGTTATGTTTATACCTCTGTAATAATCGAACGGAAGAACGTGCTCGTCGCCTCTTGTTTAATGGGCTACTGTCGGAGAATCGGATTAATTAttagatgcatgcatgtcaGCATGTGGCCGGAAGAAATTAAACCACAAGTGCAATGCTCCACGTTGTAATTAAGAGATGGGAGTAAACTATAACCAGCTGCCAACCAAATCCAAAGCATAGTGATAGGTAggtaacatgcatgcatgcacaattGGTCTTGGCTAGCTCTTGGGGTACTGGTTAGCTAGCCATACATGGATGGATGCAATGTTGACTGTACTGCAAAAACAAGATGTCCACAAACCTGCTGTCAGTGCGAGCTATGTACGTGCATGTGCCGAAAACCGATGGAGAGAGGTAGCGTCGCGTTCGAAAGGTTAAATTTGCATCGATCGCTGCTGGCTCGCTCTCCATGTGTCATGGCAGCACATGGCTGCTTGCTTGCTCCATATGTGCGCTGGCTTGGCACTTGGCACTTGGCAGCGCCCTAGACGGCAGTACCCCGGCGAGGGGGAGACGCGCCGGATATGGAGGCTGTGTTGACGTGCATGTGATGGGCTCTCTGTAATTAATGTGCTGGCGAGTACCGTACCTcatgcatcatcatcaacatcatcatcgcCGTCATCATCTCATCTCTAATTAATCTCTTCCTCTAGGGTACGTGTTTGTCATCATCGGCCGGCACGTGTGTAGATAGCTAGGAAAAGAAGACTTGATGATGTGGCGAGCATGGTAGTAATAACTTGCATGGTAGGCGTAGACGTACAGTCGTCGGGCATGCATATGGACAGCAAGATGGTCGGAGTAgttagcatgcatgcatgtagacGCTAGCTCTGGGACGGAAATTTCCTGGAAACCGGGGGCCGGCCGGCGCGATGTATGGCGGCCGCGCCggccggcagcggcagcggcagctgaTCGTCCCCTTTTGCTTGAACCGCGGCGTGCCCCGAGAAAGGCAGGCAGGCAGATCGCTGACGCTGactcacatgcatgcatgcatggccagATTCACATGGACGCGTCGTCTGTTCGCGCACTGGGAATGAACTTCGTACGTGCGTGGGCCGGCCGGGAGCACACATGATGACATGAACCTTTCGTTTTTCAGATCGACACGGTACCGGCGGGCACGCTTCGGAGTTACGGCGCGCCGCCTGTTTAGGCGAGGGGGCTGCATGCAGTCGAAAGGCGGCACATTGCCTCTGCCTACCTCGAtgtcttcttgcttgtgtttttAGCACGTGGTAATCTCTCTTAGTTTATTGGTACTACTAGTTTATAATACTGTATGACAGTAAACCACTTTGGAAAAGAGAGGGGGAAATAACATGGTGACTGACGCGCGTGTAGTATATTGCACACCACCACTAGCTTATCATATTCTTATCCTGCATCACATCGGACTATGAAAGTCGACATGACACATCTACTATACTACTCCCTGGACACACACATGATCGGTATCCTTCATAAAGTTTGCACCATGATCACCACCGCATTAACCTAGATACTTACTCCTGTTCCTAACACTACAACGTACTCGGAAAGGGGGTCGTAGAAAGCATAATAATGCAGAGGCTGTACGTGTACGTACGTACACCAGGTAGATGTGGAGGAGTCGTCCGAGATGGTCCCGTACGCCGTGTATATACATACGATCATGCATGACAGGCAGTACGTGTCCGGCGCAGATGGTGGAGCAAGAATACGGAGCCACACAATGGCACAAGAAAAAGCAAAGAGGCAGCTTGCGATCGTGCTGTAGTGGATCGTGTATTATTGtaccgccggccggccgggctaGAATTGCGCAAGCAAGCTAAGGCCCAGCGTCCACGTGTCCGGGGTCGTCGTCAGTCGTGGCGCGCCAGCAGCCGCATGCAGGGATGGGGCGATGGGCGTGGCCGGACACAGACACACCCACATGGGATTGGCCAATTTGCCATGCCATGGCCATTGGCCTGCTCGGCTGCTCCTCACTGACATGACTCCACTCGTCAGGGCTACAGCCAGTCTCAGTGAGtttcacatttattagagcgttaTGTTAGTAAAACTATACCTTTTACATGAAACGAAGATGAAAAAGAAGAAAGTAGTTTTACCATGATGAAACTTCGCGGGCGTTGTTTTCCATacggtgaaacgggatgaaatccccactgatgGCTAAATCGTTTCATCATTTTGTATGTAAtctaatcattttgcagtaattcaATGCTTTGTCCAGCTTAGAaaacatcaaggtgaaactTATGCATTGCGGAGGTTGTTCCATTATTTGTTTGCCCTGTAACAGTGCATTAAAACGGGTCACTAACACTCGTCGTAGTCCTGTATACTCTCACGCTCTTGCAGCTTGCGATAAATTCATAACTCTCCGTGCAAAAGAAAGAACATGCGCTTGTTCATGCGAGAAATTAAATCCGTGTAGCCCTCTAGGCCGGCCTTGTCTGAGCTGCAGTTTTTCAACGTGTCTGTGCGTTACTATATACTACTAGTACAATATTTTGAAGAAACGACGCGCGCGACTGGGTGCGCTAGCTTGTTTCAATTCTCCTTGCATATATGGAACTAGAGTCCAAAACCCTAATTAATCAGCTCATCAGCGCCGCAAGATGACGACACGAGCTGATTGAGTTCGTCGTCGAGACATGCGGGACGTGTCTGGTACGGCCGTGTCTCTGCGCCGAATCCATGCATGCACGCCGCAGCGTCTCTGTTCTCCGTTCCAGCAAGCATAGCAGCCAGGTTCTCGTTCCTGTTTTCGTAATGGAAACGGAAACAAGAATTTAAGGTATTATTTTATAGTGtagaaataaaaatatttatgtttTCGAAACGTAGTCGTTCTCAAAACATGTAATATGAAAACGGGAACGTATGTTTCCGTTTCTAGGCTGCTAAGGGTTAAAGGCTTCACACTGCCTGGAATCAGCACAAAAGATCGTAGTCGTTGGCATATATATGCACAGTCGCGTCGCCGGCAAACAGTAGAGCTCGTCGCCACGGCCATGGCGTCGCGCTCGATCGGTGCGGCCAACGGCTGGATATGACCGTCTCTGcgacaaaaagaaaaaataaataaataaatcctGAAGTAACCAAAGCTATCGATAGAAGCTGGCAGAGCAGTTGAACACGTCGCAGCTGGCGTTCACGTAATCACGACATTATTCCGCGGGTGTGCAGGAGGCGAGGTATTATGAATGTCCTTCCGAGGAACATTTCACCGGAGGTGTCGTAGAATCTAAAATACAAAATGATAATTTTAAagtaataaaatataaaatgtcaaaattttctgagtcatatttaaaatacagaatttattgTCCTTACAAGAGCTTCTTGAGgctctttttggtttttttttgtttcttgaggctaaaatataaaatggagaataaccacATCTTTACCAAAATTTTTGTATGGTGTTtaattctattttgcaaaataatgaATCAAAAcgtaaaaatttttagaaaaaaataaaactaaacaccccctatatCTGAATTTTGTAAAAGCACCCTGTTTTTATCGTTCCATGCACTAATACACGCCTGAATTATTCAAACCAGCCATGCTGGTCACTACTTACCACTCGCCTGTACTGACTATGTCTGAGTTATGACTTGTATATATAAAAGTGCTGGTAAATTACTTGTTCggtccagttttttttttttttgagctttGATTTCGTCAGTAATAGGACTGATCAAACCAAGTGAGCTAGTCGTAGCTGGCGTTCAAGCTCGTTCTCCTTGCAGTCAAAACAGTTTGGCGCGACCTGGCGCGCATCGCTTCGCGCCCGCCGTGCCGTCCACTACCTCTACTACCACTCAGCACGAACGAACTCAAACTCACCGTGTCAAGCAGGAAGGCCATGGCGAGCGCCTCCTGCGCAGTTCCAGGCCCATGCTCGTCGTCGGCCGTCAAGAACACCATGGGCGACGAAACGAAGCGGAGCTCCTCCACGGTCACCGTCGCGGTGCTGGTCCTGGCGTCCTGCCACGCGGCTCTCGCGGTCTCCAATCTCTCCGCGCCGCACGACGACGACCCAGCGGCATCGCGCGGCGTGGAGCCGGTAGGGTACCTGGCCTCCATGGTCTCCACGGTGGTCGCGGCGTACGTGGCCTCGGCCGCGTGCGGCGCCTGGGGTCGTCGACGGCGGCTGCTGCGCGTCGAGGGTCTCCTCGCGGAGGCGCGGCGCACGTGGGCGCGGCCCGCGGCGACGGCGCTGTACATCGAGCTCCTCACGACGGCCATGGCGTCGCTCCTGCTCACGCTCCGGGCGTTCCTAGGCGCAGCCGGCGGCGCGGCCGTGGGGCTCCTGACGGCGTCCGGGTCGGTGGCGCTGGTGGGGTGGCTCGCGCCGGTGCTGTTCGCGCACTCGGACATCGCGTGCAGGATGAGCCTCGTGGTCGCCGTcgttgaggaggaggaggatgaaaGGTACGCGGGCCGCGCGGCGGTGCACAGGGCCGAGGCGCTCGTCGCTGGGCGCAGCAGGGTGCGCGGCTTCGCCGTTGGGTTAGCGGCCGCCGCTATCGAGCAGGTGCCGGCGTGGCTCTGCGGTGACGGCGCGCCGGCGCTGGTGCTCGCGCCGGCGGTTCTCGCGGCCAAGATCGCCGCGTGCTGCGCCTGCGCGGCGTTCTACTACGATTGCCGGAGGCGGCATGACGGCAGGGTCGGtgacggtggtggtggtggtgcgttGAAGCTTGATGAAGGGACGTCGTCGAAATGTTGTGAGATTGATGATGCCTGGGACATGGCAGATGAATGTGAGGCCGAAGAACATTGGAGCGCCTTCGCGTGCTTGAGGCTCACGTAGGCAAGGCTGAATGGCTGATCGGCGACGGAATTTGCTGCTAGGGTGTGTTTGCGGCTTTGTGCACTTTGTCTGGTTCCGGTTATATATGCTTGCATAGGCGGAGCTCCGCACACTGGGGCAGCTGCCCCACCTACCGCCGGCATGGCTCCCTACTCCTAGCTTCTCCTTCCCTGCTGTGTGCAGCGCTATTTTTTTGACTCTGACACAAGGAAGACTGAAGGAACGTACAGCAAGGACTATGAGCCTCCGACTGATGCCTACTCCTGGACCATGGCCCAAACCCAATAAATAGATAACTCCCAAATGGAAGTCTCAATAGGTAATACCAACAGTATCAAAATGTCTGACGTCTATTTGAGCAAGAGCAACACATCAAAATAAATGAATATTTATTCTTCATCTTGTGGAGGAATTCTTCTGTCTTCTGAAAATAAACCTCAATGCACAAAGTTATAGATTGTAGGTGACCATTTATTAGGCACTTAAAGTCTCATTTATGTGACATCAATAAAAATATGCCTACAATCACATATGTCTGTGCCCCACCAAAAATTTCGTGTGAGCTCCGCCAATGCTTGTTTGTTCATCAACATGCTCGAGAGGAAACGACGGCGGATTTGTAATGGGCTGCGTTGCTGCGGTTCAAACTGTTATATATGACCCATTGACTACTTCGGCAGATATAACTTGTGAGGTTCTTCATTTCAAAGCCTATTTTactgttattattattttttggtTCAAGAAGAGGGAAGGTGATGTTTAAGTGAACCGCGATGAATTTGAAAACctcaagtttttttttgttgaacATACATTTGATCACCATAGCACGCATACTCCTGTGTTGGTGCACAAAAAACCAAACATAATAACTAAGCAGCATTTGGCCGAGGTCATCGCTTCATTTTGTCTGTCAAGAAACGGGATCAATGGTTCATTCTGTTCGAAATTGTATACCAAGTTGTATCTAGGTCCTGGTGGCCAATGACTTGGCCGCTGTACATTATGAGTAATGGAGAATGCTTCtatgttaaaaaaaaaagaaacgggATCAATGGCGATGACTCCTAGTACATGTTTTTTAGATGGAACAGTGGCGGGCTCAGTTGGTAGTTTGGATAGGCCCAAGACTACACTAAAATTTGGTCCAAAACTGAACTAGTACTTATCATCTGaatgtctgtctgtctgtctgttcCACTCATAAAAAAAAGAATCTGAATGCCTGTCTATACGCAAGAGAAGCCTAAGGGCAACACAATGTATATAGACTAAGTAATTTATATGAGCAACTTTTATGTTAGTGAATAATAGCTATTGTTGTCTCTACAATATTTCAGTCAACAACTAGTCTATAAAGTGGGTCTTATATAAGATAAAAAATTATTTCTCTTTGCAATCCTATGCAAAGCCAAGAAAGAGAGAGTGAGGAGTGAGAAAAAGTAATAATTTTTATTCTCTATGGGTAGTCCATAAGCTTATAGGTACCTTTTGCTATGGACTCCTCTATGGACTGCTCTCACAGTGTTTCAGTTACCTGAtagcaaatattttaatcctATGGACTACCTTATGACACATATTGTGGTTgctctatggccttgtttagtttccaaaaaaaattgcaaaatttttcagatttcccgtcacatcgaatctttagacgtatgcatggagtattaaatataggctaaaataaaaactaattgcacagtttggtcagaattgacgagacaaatcttttgagcctagttagtctatgattggacaatatttgtcaaatacaaacgaaagtgctatagtgctcattttgtaaaaaaaaattggaactatatcaaaaacccaaaaattttcaagatttctcgtcacatcgaatctttaggcacatgagtattaaatatagacaaaaataaaaactaattacacaatttggtcgaaattgacgagacgaatcttttgagcctagttagtccatgattggacaataattaccacaaacaaacgaaagtactatagtaTCACGAAAATTTTCACTTCactaactaaacacggcctaaggccttgtttagatgtgaaatttttttgaatttcggtactgtagcactttcgtttgtttgtggtaaatattatccaatcatagactaactagggtcaaaagattcgtctcgtgatttacagtcaaactatgtaattagtttttgttttcgtctatatttaatgcttcatgcatgttgcaagatttgatgtgacatgaaatcttaaaaactttttggttttcggagtgaactaaacaaggtctaacaaAGGCCTGCCAGCTTGCCTCAccgtgttaggccttgtttagttgctacaaaaatttgtaaaattttttagatttctcgtcatatcgaatcttgcggtacatgcatgaagcattaaatatagataaaaataactaattatacaatttacctgtaatttacgagacgaatcttttaaatttagttagtctataattgaataatatttatcaaatacaaactaaagtgctacagtgtctatttgctaattttttaaaactaggccttgtttagttcaccccaaaaaccaaaaacttttcaagattctccgtcacatcgaatcttgcggcacatgcatgaaacattaaatatatatgaaaacaaaaactaattgcacaatttacctgtaaatcgtgagacagatcttttaagcctagttactccatgtttggacaatatttgtcaaataaaaacaaaagtgctatagtgtcaaaatccaaaaaccttttagatctaaacaaggcccaagagcaactccagcagggtCCCTACTCTAGACCCCATATTTAGTTGGACAACTATATTTCTTCTCCAGACCCCATTCTCGTTGGCCTAATAGGACAACCTCCATTCTCCATCGCGTGTCCTAGCCCCAGTGCgggctccctctctctctttctttgcATGTGCATGA is part of the Sorghum bicolor cultivar BTx623 chromosome 10, Sorghum_bicolor_NCBIv3, whole genome shotgun sequence genome and harbors:
- the LOC8058443 gene encoding transcription factor IBH1-like 1, giving the protein MRGPNAAASTASKGGAMAAFKQGLLRNLLLGLRACSFDAAMSLQERKRAVKCSADVAMAAAAAAGSGRARWPKTILAAAAAASSSSHHSPGGGTCKVWKTACCRRRVMRRRVDAKRRILRGAAYAAASGAAAAASCDDDVARRLVRRRTMALRKVIPGGNAAAMMDDAALLRETMDYVVHLRAQVDVLRRVSAAVQRSAFLRDPSQDMGES